One genomic window of Desulfuromonas sp. AOP6 includes the following:
- a CDS encoding flagellar protein FlaG — translation MKVESVAVQGMSQFKEREAAEVEKIERQNPQDSSSSSGDKQKVPPEQVLTKIKELTQDGAYSVRFEMDDATQKLIIRLVDPTTGEMIRQIPPEEILGNVKHLKTLRGNLVDSAS, via the coding sequence ATGAAAGTTGAATCTGTCGCAGTTCAAGGGATGTCCCAATTCAAGGAGAGGGAGGCCGCTGAAGTTGAGAAGATCGAGCGGCAGAACCCTCAGGATTCCTCCTCGTCATCGGGGGACAAACAGAAAGTACCGCCCGAACAAGTTCTGACCAAGATCAAGGAACTGACTCAGGACGGGGCTTACAGCGTGCGTTTTGAAATGGATGATGCGACCCAGAAACTGATCATCCGACTCGTAGACCCGACTACCGGTGAAATGATCCGGCAGATCCCGCCCGAAGAAATTCTTGGAAACGTTAAACACCTGAAGACCCTGCGCGGCAACCTGGTCGATTCGGCAAGTTAA